The following DNA comes from Papaver somniferum cultivar HN1 chromosome 4, ASM357369v1, whole genome shotgun sequence.
GTCTGCATAATTTAATTCCACAATGGAACACTTCCTATCCACATGATACAGATACTGCATAGGATTATTCAAACATTATGTCTATCAGTTAAGAAAAATGGGATAGGTTCTATAAAGAAAGATTAAGAATGCTGCTTCAATTGCTACAAGGAGGTGTGCAGTGAAAAAGAGAGTTTACTCATATGCAGTGAGAATCAGTTGTCTAGACGCTACAAGGCTCAATAAATTTAAAAGAAGAAGGCGTGCATATCATGAAAGTTAGCTGGAAAGTAACTCATTACGTACACGTCGCATATTAGAacctaaaacagttaacaaatcCAACAATAAAACACCATAAGCGAAAGTTAGAAGGTTACTTTTTACAGTGTAATGAAATGATTGTAAGAGAAATAAACTTAGGTTTCACTTACGCTTCCCATTCAGTATTTTCATCTGCGTGTCTCAATATCCACAAACGAATTTGTTCATACTGTAAGTTGGTTAATGAACATGATTTTCCTTGCGAACCAACTGGGTATGGACCTTCATAAGCATCACAGGGCTTCTCTATCTTTCCACGACACTTAAAAGACTTTCGCTTCGCATCGGGAAGGATCTCGGCGCAATGGCGCGCTCCTTCATTAACCTCATACTGTTTTGTAATAGAGCCTTCTATATAATTTTTGTTGCGACCAAGAACCTTGTAGACTCTCATCATCCTGCACATACAATTGGTAAACAAGTATTTGTAAGTTTACTGAGTTGATAAAAGAATAAAGCAAAAGAATACAAGTGACTAAAGGATTGTACCTCTCGAAAGGGTACATCCACCTAAATTGAACATGCCTCAATTGATATGCCTCTTCTGCCAAGTGTACGACAACATGAGTCATACTAACAAAAAATGCAGGAGGGAAATACATTTCAAACACGCATAAGGACTCCACGACACGATCATGCATTACACGAAGCTCAGCACGTTCAATAACCTTAGAGGTAAGGACTTTGAAAAACAACGACAAGTTTCTAAATGCCTCGCGCAAAGGCTTCTGTTTTTTGAAACAATGCATTAAGAAAATAGGCATTAAACCCTGCATAAGGATGTGATAGTCGTGCGACTTTAGACCCTTCAATTGGAACTCTTTCAAGCatactttttttttccaattcccACTGTAACTAATTGGAACTTTAAGTGTGCTGAAAGTTTTACAAATAACTTCCCTTTCTTTCTTAGACATCCAATAAGGTGCAGGAGGGAGTATGTCTCTTCCATTCATTTCCGTCAACCACAGGCTAGGCTTTAAGTTTAGCATTTTTAAATCTCTTCGTGCTGGAGCCCCATCCTTAGACTTATCTTTATGACACATAAAAGTTCCAAACAGATTCGCTGCAAAATTCTTTTCTACATGCATGACATCCACATTGTGCCGGATTTGTAGAAACTAATAAGATTAAGTTAGACATtagaaaaaaataacaaacaacaaAACATATTACACTAAAGTAGGGAAAGATTTTGCTCTGACTGAGTTTTGCAGACATCATGAGGCCAAGGAGATGTAAAATTTACCTTCCAATACGGGAGCTGAAAAAAGATTGACCTCTTTGACCAAGGAGAATCAACGGCAGGCCGCTTTACCAACTTCCCAAATTTTTTATCTGCAGTTGCTGTCTTGTGGAACAATTCACCGCCACTCAAACGTCTTGGTGCAACCCTTAAATCCTCTCTTCCGTTGAATTGGGATGTTTTCTTTCTGTAAGGGTGAAACCGATCTCTTAGAAACCTTTTATGACCCATATAAGCAAATTTGGAACCGCATTTTAGAAAAAATGCCTCTGTATTTTCTCCACACACAGGACAACCATATTTTCCAGAAGTTCGCAAACCAGAAACATGCGTATACGCAGGAAAGTCATGTATACACCACAACAACATTGCTCTCATTGTAAAGTCAGTCTTCGTATGTGCATCGTAGGTTACCGCTCCAAGTGACCATAACTCATTTAACTCGTCGATCAGTGGCTGCAAATAAACATCAATGTTATGGTTGGGACCAAGTGGACCAGGAATCAGCAGGGTTAACATTGTGAAATCCTTTGCCGTGCATTCAGATGGTGGAATGTTGTAACAAACAATCATAACAGGCCAAGTACTGTGCGTGCTCATCATTCCAAAAGGATTAAAACCATATGTTGCTAATCCTAGACGAACATTTCTTTTTTCTGAAGCAAACTCAGGCCACTTCTTATCAATCTCCTTCCACTGTGCAGAATCCACCGGATGTCTCATGTGTGTAGCACTTTCTTGAACCTTAACATACCATGTCATCAACTCAGCAATCCACCCGGTGCCATATATCCGTTGTAACCTTTCCGTGACCGGAAAATACCTCAGTCTCTTCACCAGAACCTTTTTAGCAGTTGGACTACTCCCTTCTAGTGGTTTTTGCCATATACTTTCACCACATTTAGGACACTTATCATCATTGGCATACCCCTTGCAATAGAGAATACAATCGTTAATACAAGCATGAATAATTTGCACCGGCAACTGAAATGGCTTGATCATCTGCTTAGCTTTACTACAAGTAGATGGTAACGTGTACCCAGCTGGTAAAATAGTTTTCATATATCCCAATAACTCTGTCATGAAAACATCAGAACATTGATACCTTGCCTGCATACTTAACAACTCAACTGTTGCTGACAGTTTTGTATATTCATAACCACAACCTGGAAATAAGGGTTGCACTGCATCCTTCAACCTCTTTTTGCAATTGACAGTAGCCTTATCTTGTACATTGCCACCAGAAGaatcttcaacagtagcagcCGACAGGTGATCAGGATCATTAAGACATTCTGCAGCGGTATCAAGACCAAGTACACCTCCATGCGCCTCATTGAACAAGTCACATATTTTCGAATGAGACACAACAACATAATTCACAATATTATTTGCAGGTAAGGTGGGAGCATTAACATTATTCACCCGAGATTGCTCTCCATAATGGATCTGTATTCGGTATGACAGTAAGAACCCATTATCAAGGATATCCCCATGTACATCATCTAGAGATTTTGGTAAACTACCAAAATTCTTACATTTCATGCAAGGACATCGAAATTCTTTGATACCTACACCAAGACTCTCTGCTGTAAATTGGATGAAAGATTGAACACCTTTAATCCATCGAGGTGAACCCTTGGGTGTAGTCATCCATTCTTTACTTGGAGTAGTTACACGACGTCGAAACATCTGCAAAACAGGGCATACGCAAATcagaacccacaaaaaaaaagggCTAAATTATTTATGAATATCATCACAAGTAGAAAGGTTAATCATGTTCGGCAGTTAGTAATACATTTTTCTCAACACCATTACGCCAGCATGGGTCAACTTCTAAATGtccaagaagaagataagaaatcACAAGGTAAGTGGAATTCGCAACTCCTTTTTAGCCAATCACAATATACAAATTCACAACTAGTCCTACATATTTTtaatttatgatattttattttcaGATTTAGGTGTCGTTGTTGATCAGTTTCTTGAAATCTGTTGGTTTCTTAAGTTCCTTATAGATTTCAGGAAACCGTCGTAGCCAACACTCTTATATAGaaaaaaagaatatcaagaaAAGGAAGCATCCTAGAAACTCCCAACAAATTTCTCTGCAATAACTAATCAAAACTTTGATGTCCAAATCGCGCGATTTCAAAGAAGTATCTGTATGTACATACACAGACAGCACTACATTTTGTTGAATTGTTCTATAAAGattgtttctttatcttcttcatttgtcATAGtatatagagaagaagaagagctcGATACTTCGATATCACATTTCATAAATGAGTACTAGTATTGTTTCAGAAGTTTTTGTAGGATTAGGTGATTGCATATCAATTCTATGGGCATTGCAAGAGAAGAGGTATTTCTCTGTGTATGAAGCTGTAACTGGTAGTACTAGATCTTTGTTTAGAATTCTTGCATCTGTACTATTAAATTGACAAGATCAAGAAGAAACTGTATTTAAACTTGTCGAAACTTGTCGTTGTTTTTCAAAGTCCTTACCTCTAAGGTCAAAATAAAAAAAGCAAAACAATAGTATAGTCATGACTGATCTGATTCTACATATCATTCATCGCCAAACAAATAAACTTAAATACAGTTTTAAAGTCAGagtctttggtttgcaacaatgtTAGGATCCATTCTTTAAACCGAATTAACaaaactatgatgatgatgatgatgagaagaTTAATCGAATCCTAGAACAAGATACTACTCATCATATTCATAAAATAATTacttattttgacctaattaagcaaaacccccaaatttaacaTACACATAAATCAGTTAAAACTCAAATCCTAGGGTATACTAACCAAAATTTTCCAACTGAAATTCAAATTAGTAAACCCAGACAAATTTTAACTTAGAATTAAGAATTTACCTTATGAGATTGTTGATCTGTTGAGTTCTGAAAACAAATCATTGTTTCTTCACTTCATAAATCCTCTCAAGTTAGAGTTAAAAGCTTAATAAATTTTTCGCGGAATAATGACCTTGGCTACCTCATAATTTGTTATGAATTACAATGCTGTATATCAATTCGATGATACAATCCGATGAGAATTGATATTGCCTGAGAAAGTTTGCAGAAATAAACAATGAGAGAGagtaaggaaagaaaagagataaGTTTATGAGAGATCGAGATTTCCTTTTTTTCTAGATAAGAAGTTTGTGGTCTAAAACGAGTCAGATCTATAACTGACTCAGCTGAATGGGCTGAATCGCCTCTCAGCAGCTTTTGTCTGAAATGAGTCAGGTTTGTAACTGACTGAGCTGAATGGAAGTCCTCTTCATAGTACTAATTCTAAAGAGTCGGGACTGCAATTTCTGTATGGTAAAGAGATTGTGTATCTACCATTTATCTGCCATTTCTAAGAATTTGGATCATAAGTACACATCTGAAGTTTGTGCAAAGAATTATTGACTAGAAGACTGAAAAATGAAGTTGAAAGCTTTGATATATTTGGTAGATTGGAACAATTgaataaaattcaaaaaatgtTAAAAACTGAACAACATTGATACTAATATATTCATTAGATAAAAGCAGGGCTCTGAAACTTGCTGAATCTACATATCCATTGCAAGACACTTCTTTACATGTTTTGAATCTCTTCTTCatcacaaaaaagaagaagatgagactCAAAACCATACAAACTTGCAAGTCTAACCCAAAATACTTGCATCTCAAAAAAGATATTCCCATAACTAGTTACATATATTTCCGAGTACGTAATATATCCGAAAAACTTACATGTATACCAACCATGTATATATATACCCAAAAAAAAGTCTCAAACCTCCACATAGAACCAGAACTCCAAATTCATTAAAAGGCAGCACCACCTGCGGAAACATCTCTAAATGTTCCATCACCTTCACAGAGACTCTCAGAAGGTAAACATATTTCATCAATGAGGaccaaatgaaattcatcatCTATTGGAGGCCTATTGGTAAATATATAGCCTACTGCAACAGTTCTCTTTCTCATGTTCTTCAGAATTACCCGCTGAGATCCAGCTGGTTGACAACCACCACCATTCATACCCTGCAGATGATAAGCACATCCAATATGGAAATAATATTATACTGGTGTACAGAAAATAGATGGTTTATGAGAATGGAAACAACACCATGTACACAGAACATACTCTTGAGTCCAAACTATTATTAACAATCAACACATCTATTATGGCTAATACAACCAATCAAAAGTAGATGAATACAAATATGTAAGTATATATGTTGCATCCATGTCCAATGTCATCTCACTGTGTAACATACTTCAACTAATTTTTACACACCCATATCCACCAAGTTATTCATCTAATTGCTCCCTAGCACACAAATAAGAATTAAGCAAAATCACCACTAGTTATTAATGCCACTTAGATTTACAAAACCCATATAAATCATACAATCTGGCAAAGAGTTCATTTAATTGTAAACTACAAATCTTAGTGGCATAAACATAGGCACTGCATACCAAGTAACTAATGATATTgtaattttgtaaataaaatgaCATTTGGTAGATGAAAGCACTTTGCACACTGAGCACTCGCATACCAAGATTTTAAGTAAAAATGAATATTTCCTTTTGCTACTAGACAAAGAGGTTAGAACAATGTTAATGAGTTGCAAATTAAAAACTAGTTATAGAATGTTATTACCTGAGCATTAAAATTACTGGGGTTAGAATTGCAACTTAGACCGACCATTAGTGTCTCAACAGTTTCTTTGAGATTACGGACCCGATCTTCTACAACTCTAGTCTTCAACACTTGCTGTCTTAACTGCTCCCTAGGAACTTCAGAAGCAATTAGTTCAGTCTTGGATATCCCACCTCCCATTCCTCGAACACAACCTCTATCATCAACTCCAAACACCTACAAAGAAGTAAACAAAATCAGTTAGCTAGCTAGCAAGTAACaagtttattttttttgggaAACAACACAAATTCATGTGAACTCACCTTGGCAACTGCATCTCTGTCCAAATGGGTTTCATCTCTATACTGCTCAGTTTCATTAAGCTCTCTTACTTGTGCCTGCAAAGCATATCAGATTGTATGTAAGCGGAAAAAAAATTGCAAAGAAAACCAACAAAGAATAATATATGATATAGTGAATGAAAACCAAATAAGAAACTTGAACTTACAACATATTCTCTGCATTTTACTTCATAACAGTTGGGGTCCATTAATTCAAGTGCTTCTTGAGGTATTTCTTTGTAAACATGTGTAGCCAAGTACACAACAGATCGACTTACACTACCATTTGGAGATTGTTGTTCCATAACATGTCGACGGCGTGAAATACCATCCCTTCCAGTAGTATGTAAAGCTTTCAGAAGTTTCCTTGATTCCTTCCCTATCTCCCTTAGTATCTTATCAGCTTCCGAATCATGCAAGTTCACAGATTTATCCCAATCCTCTCTCTTCACACCATTTGGTCTGTTATTCTTTCTCTCAGCAACGGTAATAAATTGATCACACCACTTCCTTAGGGTAGTCTTTTTGTTCTTCCATGATTTGTTTGCCATCCTTAGAGCCTTGGATTTGATGATTTCAGGTACCCTATATTCATTCTTGATGGCTCTCCAGATTTCTTCCTTAAAGAACCAAAGGAACATCTCTCAAATGTTTGTGATATGGTGGGACAATACTCCTGGCTATTGTTCCAACCCTGGTAGCATATTTCTTAGAACCATCTTCAATTGGTTTTCCCATAGAATTGAACTTTATCTCCAATAGGTGACCATCTGCAGAAAACAGAAACAAATTAGAACTTGATAACATATTATAATAATGACATAAAAAAAGCTGAAATACAATGTTGTGTTACCATTAATCCCGCTTTCCTCCGTATTTGCAGCTTCATTATTTGCAGCTTCATTATTTGGTCGATGCACAGCCTCATGCCATCAATCTCCTTCAGCCTGATTCTCATTACCATGTCTCGGAGAATGATCACCATCTGACAAAGACACACGATGACGACTCCATTCGCTTGTACTTGCAGCAATGTGACCACTATCAGTTGATGGGGACCCTTGTGAATTGAGCAAAGCCCCCGGCCAATGATCTTCACTTGGAGTAGTACTTGCAGCAATGTGACCACTATCAGTTGATGGGGACCCTTGTGAATTGAGCAAAGCCGCCGTCTAAGGAGATGCACTTGGAGTAGTACTTGCAGACCTGGTTCTTGCAGGCCGAGATCGACTGCTACTAGTAAGAGGATGTCTCGGCATAGTTATCTACTACAAAATCATTTTGAACAACAAtcagaaatcataaatcatccaACAGAAGGAACTAATTAAAAAAGATTATTATGCTCAAAATTGAATAACATATTATTAATCCATCAACTAAAACAGCAACAACTAATATTAACAATGCAAATTTCCAAAAGGAAGAACAAAGTAAAACTATactaacaacagcaacaacactaAAACATGATTCTGTTCAACAAGATTAAAACTAAAACGTGATCCATACTAAAAATTATTATCCAAATCAGAATCAACAATATCACTTAACCATACTAACAACAGAATCAACAATATCACTTAACTGACTCTAATATGTGATCCATACACTAGATTCAAACTCATAAACCAAAAAATTATcatccaaatcaaaaaaaattaggTATACCTCTTGAAATTTCTGAACTTCAATTTAAGCTGTCAGATCCACCTGAAATCAACCAATAAAACAGTTGTGGTTAAACCCATATGAACAAAATCGACcactaaaagaaaaagagaaaaaaaaaattgaatccaaaaccctaacttgccTGAGGAAGATATGAACAACAATTAAGCTCTTGAGATTAACCTGAAATCAACCAAAAGAACAATTATTGCTAAACCCCATGAACAAAATCgaccaattaaaaaaaaattgaatccaaaaccctaacttgccTAAGGAAGATATGAACTACAATTAAGCTCTTGAGATTAACCTGAAATCAACCAAAAGAACAATTATTGTACCCCATGAACAAAATCgaccaataataaaaaaaaattgaattcaaaaccctaacttgccTGAGGAAGATATGAACTACAACTAAGCTCGTGAGATTTACGTGAAATCAAACAATAGAacaattattgttaaaagaaaaggagaagaacaAGAAAACTTCAATCAAAAATCCTAACTGTATACCTGTACCTGGTGATtttaaaaattaaacctaactgcTGCTCGATTAAGAGGTATTGCACTAACCAAGCTTGTAATGACAGTAGCTCCCCAGAAGCTCATATGTCCCCAAGGCAGTACGGGATTTCTGAGGAATTGAGCCCCCTCCTCCAACCAGTTACCGTGAGGAGATATGTAAAAGTTTAATCTTAGTGAAGGTTTCTTATTTAAGGGCTTAATTCGTCATCAATGGATGAGTTCTGAGAGAGGAGCTAGAAGAAATTTTGGGTGGTTTTCATTTTTCTCTGTGAATGAATAATAGAGAGGAGCTGTGAATGAAACTAATGGAGAGAGAGAATGGGAGATATATATCACCGATAATAACGAGGTGAGGAATGGTGGGAAACAAGTTAGATTTCCCGTGCGAGAAAATTAGCACTGAATCAACTGAGTCTAGCGGTCGTGGTGTCGGTCCATGAATCGGGGACATAGGGGTAATTAAAAAGTTTATGGAATGACCGTTAATAGCACACTGGGATGTGTTCCGGTAATTTATCACAGCTAGGACCGTCTTGACTGGTCAACGGCCCGTTGACCGTCAATGAGGGTCGATTCTTTGGGTCATTTTAACCCCCATTTCCACTagtggttaacgacttgaagacttcattgggattgtgaagccagaaccaactattttctttgtagttgcgtgatctgatctttctgtttctatcgtactaagtacaattgtaagattgacttgagattgatttctccgataggaaagataaaagaagtcacaaacatcttcgtctcatcgtttgtgattccacaatatcttgttttgctggtcgattaagattattgtgaggtgatttatttttctaggctgttcttcgggaatataagtctgggttacaattggttcatgttcaccttggttcatcaaaagacggaacaaaaactcgtaggtatttctgtgggagacatacttATCTATTAccgcagacttttctgtgtgatatagatttgtttattaaagtcttcgactttgggtcgtagcaactcttagttgtggtgagatcagctaagggaatcaagtgcatagtatactgttgggatcagagatgtaaggagcgcaactgtaccttggatcagtgtgaaattgattggggttcaactacaatccagaccgaagttagtttgtagtaggctagtgtttgtagcggcttaatacagtgtgtgttcaatctggactaagtcccggggttttttccattttcagtttcctcgttaacaaaacttccggtgtctgtgttatttctttttctcattatattttgttatataattgaaatatcacaggttgtgcgttgaatcgatcaattgggaaatccaacctttggttgttgattgaaattgattgatccttgaacattggtctttggtactgttcaagtgttttctcttgtattcaattagacttgcagatttctatttgcttgagtaagtattgaatcgagaaagtgagatataactctttgatatacttttattaagactga
Coding sequences within:
- the LOC113276527 gene encoding uncharacterized protein LOC113276527, which codes for MICFQNSTDQQSHKMFRRRVTTPSKEWMTTPKGSPRWIKGVQSFIQFTAESLGVGIKEFRCPCMKCKNFGSLPKSLDDVHGDILDNGFLLSYRIQIHYGEQSRVNNVNAPTLPANNIVNYVVVSHSKICDLFNEAHGGVLGLDTAAECLNDPDHLSAATVEDSSGGNVQDKATVNCKKRLKDAVQPLFPGCGYEYTKLSATVELLSMQARYQCSDVFMTELLGYMKTILPAGYTLPSTCSKAKQMIKPFQLPVQIIHACINDCILYCKGYANDDKCPKCGESIWQKPLEGSSPTAKKVLVKRLRYFPVTERLQRIYGTGWIAELMTWYVKVQESATHMRHPVDSAQWKEIDKKWPEFASEKRNVRLGLATYGFNPFGMMSTHSTWPVMIVCYNIPPSECTAKDFTMLTLLIPGPLGPNHNIDVYLQPLIDELNELWSLGAVTYDAHTKTDFTMRAMLLWCIHDFPAYTHVSGLRTSGKYGCPVCGENTEAFFLKCGSKFAYMGHKRFLRDRFHPYRKKTSQFNGREDLRVAPRRLSGGELFHKTATADKKFGKLVKRPAVDSPWSKRSIFFQLPYWKFLQIRHNVDVMHVEKNFAANLFGTFMCHKDKSKDGAPARRDLKMLNLKPSLWLTEMNGRDILPPAPYWMSKKEREVICKTFSTLKVPISYSGNWKKKVCLKEFQLKGLKSHDYHILMQGLMPIFLMHCFKKQKPLREAFRNLSLFFKVLTSKVIERAELRVMHDRVVESLCVFEMYFPPAFFVSMTHVVVHLAEEAYQLRHVQFRWMYPFERMMRVYKVLGRNKNYIEGSITKQYEVNEGARHCAEILPDAKRKSFKCRGKIEKPCDAYEGPYPVGSQGKSCSLTNLQYEQIRLWILRHADENTEWEAKYAIYLRNFNQSRMGRMKCLDYIPWL
- the LOC113276528 gene encoding uncharacterized protein LOC113276528; the protein is MFLWFFKEEIWRAIKNEYRVPEIIKSKALRMANKSWKNKKTTLRKWCDQFITVAERKNNRPNGVKREDWDKSVNLHDSEADKILREIGKESRKLLKALHTTGRDGISRRRHVMEQQSPNGSVSRSVVYLATHVYKEIPQEALELMDPNCYEVKCREYVAQVRELNETEQYRDETHLDRDAVAKVFGVDDRGCVRGMGGGISKTELIASEVPREQLRQQVLKTRVVEDRVRNLKETVETLMVGLSCNSNPSNFNAQGMNGGGCQPAGSQRVILKNMRKRTVAVGYIFTNRPPIDDEFHLVLIDEICLPSESLCEGDGTFRDVSAGGAAF